One genomic region from Selenihalanaerobacter shriftii encodes:
- the priA gene encoding primosomal protein N' — protein MECKYAKVVVDLPVSEVDKPFTYAIPVELRKEIEIGYEVKVPFGNRSLTGYVVGLMDKIETDIKNIKEIIKLTSYLSLFNEEILKLAEWMANYYQSHLITALKCVIPSGQRKKKEKRIVKLKYSLPKMKEKLAEMSSRAYKQKEVLQYLMENQGGHLRTSTLAKAVNTTSGTIRRLYEKGLIRYEEVDVRRNPYSEVDFDSTNPLTLNQEQRKALNKAEKLLNQSEASTMLLKGVTGSGKTEVYLQAISKVLDEGEEAIVLIPEISLTPQTVERFKGRFGRQVAIYHSRLSNGERYDEWLRMKKGKAKVVVGARSAVFAPFNNLGLIIIDEEHETSYKQSSHPKYQTRDVATKRAELNEAMVILGTATPALETYYRVQEGEHEFANLSKRIDDKPLPPVEVIDMREELKADNRSMFSKPLATAIEDRLAKNEQIILFLNRRGFSTFVLCRECGFVLECPNCDVSLTYHADQVSLRCHYCDHRKKVPDICPQCQSRYIKYFGVGTQKVEEAAKDEFPTARILRMDVDTTTRKGSHQAIIDEFKNQDADILLGTQMIAKGHDFVNVTLVGVITADITLNFPDFRAAEHTFQLLTQVAGRTGRGEVTGEVIIQTYNSDHYSIQLAKEHNYEAFYDLEINFREKLNYPPFSNLINLTIKGEDEVEVGRIANKLGAILNQQVEEEELKAEVWGPVPAPLAKLRGNYRWQIILKSDNLDQIRRLNESGLEILDNSNNLGSVTIAVDVDPIEML, from the coding sequence ATGGAGTGTAAGTATGCAAAAGTAGTTGTAGACTTACCGGTTAGTGAAGTAGATAAGCCTTTTACTTATGCGATTCCAGTGGAGTTAAGAAAAGAAATTGAGATTGGTTATGAAGTTAAAGTTCCATTTGGGAATCGAAGTTTAACCGGTTATGTAGTTGGATTAATGGATAAAATAGAGACTGATATAAAGAATATAAAAGAGATAATAAAGTTAACAAGTTATTTATCGCTTTTTAACGAAGAAATTTTGAAGTTAGCTGAGTGGATGGCAAATTATTATCAGTCCCATTTAATTACTGCTTTAAAATGTGTTATTCCTTCAGGACAAAGAAAGAAGAAAGAAAAGAGAATAGTTAAGCTGAAATATTCTTTGCCTAAAATGAAAGAGAAATTAGCGGAAATGAGTAGTAGGGCCTATAAACAGAAAGAAGTTTTGCAATATTTAATGGAAAATCAAGGGGGGCATTTAAGAACGAGTACTCTAGCTAAGGCAGTTAATACTACTTCCGGAACCATAAGACGTCTATATGAGAAGGGATTAATTAGATATGAAGAAGTAGACGTTAGAAGAAATCCTTATTCAGAAGTTGATTTTGATTCTACTAATCCTTTAACCTTAAATCAAGAACAACGAAAGGCTTTAAATAAAGCAGAAAAATTACTTAATCAATCTGAAGCTAGTACTATGTTATTAAAAGGTGTAACTGGAAGTGGAAAGACAGAAGTATATTTACAAGCAATATCTAAAGTATTAGATGAAGGAGAAGAAGCTATTGTATTAATTCCAGAAATTTCTTTAACTCCTCAGACGGTTGAGAGGTTTAAAGGAAGATTTGGAAGACAAGTTGCTATCTATCATAGTCGGCTTTCAAATGGAGAAAGATATGATGAATGGCTGAGAATGAAAAAGGGGAAAGCTAAAGTAGTAGTAGGAGCTAGGTCTGCTGTTTTTGCTCCTTTTAATAATTTAGGGTTAATAATTATTGATGAAGAACATGAAACTTCATATAAACAGAGTTCTCATCCTAAATATCAAACTAGAGATGTAGCTACTAAAAGGGCAGAATTAAATGAAGCAATGGTTATTCTAGGAACTGCAACGCCAGCATTAGAAACATATTATCGAGTTCAAGAAGGTGAGCACGAATTTGCTAATTTAAGTAAGCGAATAGATGATAAACCTTTACCTCCAGTTGAAGTAATAGATATGCGAGAAGAGTTAAAGGCTGATAATAGAAGCATGTTTAGTAAGCCATTAGCAACTGCTATTGAAGACAGGTTAGCTAAAAATGAACAAATAATACTATTTTTAAATAGACGAGGATTTTCAACATTTGTTCTCTGTCGAGAATGTGGTTTTGTATTAGAATGTCCTAATTGTGATGTTTCTCTAACATATCATGCTGATCAAGTATCATTGCGTTGTCATTATTGTGATCATCGGAAGAAAGTTCCTGATATATGTCCTCAATGTCAGAGTCGGTACATAAAATATTTTGGTGTAGGAACTCAGAAAGTAGAAGAGGCAGCAAAAGATGAATTTCCCACTGCTCGTATTTTACGCATGGATGTTGACACTACTACTCGGAAAGGTTCCCATCAAGCAATTATAGATGAATTTAAAAATCAAGATGCGGATATTCTATTGGGAACTCAGATGATTGCTAAAGGACATGATTTTGTTAATGTAACCTTAGTAGGAGTGATTACTGCGGATATCACTTTGAATTTTCCAGATTTTAGAGCTGCTGAGCATACATTTCAATTACTGACACAGGTGGCAGGTAGAACAGGAAGAGGAGAGGTTACAGGAGAAGTAATTATTCAGACATATAATTCTGATCATTACAGTATTCAATTGGCTAAAGAGCATAATTATGAAGCATTTTATGATTTAGAGATTAATTTTAGAGAAAAGTTAAATTATCCTCCTTTTTCTAATTTAATTAATCTAACTATTAAAGGTGAAGATGAAGTAGAAGTTGGTAGAATAGCTAATAAATTAGGGGCTATTTTAAATCAACAGGTTGAAGAAGAAGAGTTGAAAGCAGAAGTATGGGGACCAGTCCCGGCTCCTTTAGCTAAATTGAGAGGTAATTATAGGTGGCAAATTATTTTAAAAAGTGATAATCTTGATCAAATTAGAAGGTTAAATGAAAGTGGTCTAGAAATATTAGATAATAGTAATAATTTAGGAAGTGTGACGATTGCTGTTGATGTTGATCCTATAGAAATGTTATAA
- a CDS encoding zinc metallopeptidase, whose protein sequence is MFFPFYDPTMIIVIPFVLFTFYAQFKVKSTFNKYLDVSANKGYTGAEISKDILKRKGLEDVRVEQTSGKLNDHYDPKSKTVRLSSEVYQGRSIASLGVAAHETGHAIQHAVAYTPLTIRHSLFPAANFGSQLGLPIAVFGFIFFKSALLVKLGIILFGAAVLFQIVTLPVEFNASSRAIRLLKTGGYLASDELKPTKKVLKAAALTYVAAALVSVAHLLRLIMMAGMLDDD, encoded by the coding sequence ATGTTTTTTCCTTTTTATGACCCTACTATGATTATTGTAATTCCATTTGTTTTATTTACTTTTTATGCGCAGTTTAAAGTTAAGTCTACTTTTAATAAGTATTTGGATGTATCTGCTAACAAAGGATATACCGGTGCTGAAATATCTAAAGATATTTTAAAACGTAAAGGACTTGAAGATGTAAGAGTTGAACAGACTAGTGGAAAATTAAATGATCATTATGATCCAAAATCAAAGACGGTTCGTTTATCATCAGAAGTATATCAAGGTAGGTCAATAGCTTCTTTAGGAGTTGCGGCACACGAAACTGGTCATGCTATTCAGCATGCTGTAGCTTATACACCGTTAACGATTAGGCATAGCTTATTTCCAGCAGCAAATTTTGGTTCACAATTAGGTCTTCCTATAGCTGTATTTGGTTTTATCTTTTTTAAGTCGGCACTTTTAGTAAAATTAGGTATAATTCTTTTTGGAGCGGCTGTTTTATTTCAAATAGTAACTTTACCAGTAGAATTTAATGCTAGTTCTAGAGCTATTAGATTATTAAAAACCGGTGGATATTTAGCATCTGATGAATTAAAGCCGACTAAGAAAGTTTTGAAGGCAGCAGCTTTAACATATGTAGCAGCTGCGTTAGTCTCTGTTGCCCATCTATTAAGATTAATTATGATGGCCGGCATGCTGGATGATGATTAA
- the rsmB gene encoding 16S rRNA (cytosine(967)-C(5))-methyltransferase RsmB produces MQKNARQVAIESVYRVNEEDGYSNLTLNHLLQKYDVTSRDRALATELVYGSLRMRNNLDWVLNQFANRKVKKMDGWTRNILRLGLYQIRFLNGIPGPVACNETVELAKEYQHRGAAKFVNGVLRNILRNLDSIEFPDLKDDPVQHIRFKYSFPQWMVETWVKEYGIQKTIDICNAFNQVPEKIIRKNSLKISSKELQNKLINNGLEIEEIKDIPQAFRVSNYSRLSKLDSFKAGEFYIQGLYSILVGHILKPQLGERVLDLCSAPGGKTTHLAELMNNQGEIVANELHLNKIDLIKENCKRLGIQIVTTQVQDGREVEFNQSFDRILVDAPCSGLGIISKKPEIKWKKKPQDIHTLSQLQLELLINGSKFLKKGGELVYSTCTIAAKENIEVLNRFLAKNSDFNLVDLTSQANDFGIPSKFIKEGSIQLLPTWKENEGFFIAKLKRNF; encoded by the coding sequence GTGCAGAAGAATGCCCGTCAAGTTGCTATAGAATCTGTCTATCGAGTTAATGAAGAAGATGGATATTCTAATTTAACATTAAATCATTTATTACAGAAATATGATGTAACATCTAGAGATAGGGCTTTGGCTACAGAGTTAGTTTATGGTAGCTTAAGAATGCGTAATAATTTAGATTGGGTCTTAAATCAATTTGCAAACCGTAAAGTAAAGAAGATGGATGGCTGGACTAGAAATATATTAAGACTAGGATTGTATCAAATACGTTTTTTAAATGGGATTCCTGGACCTGTAGCTTGTAATGAAACAGTTGAATTGGCTAAAGAGTATCAGCATAGAGGTGCAGCTAAATTTGTTAATGGTGTTTTAAGAAATATTTTAAGAAATTTAGATTCTATAGAATTTCCAGATTTAAAGGATGACCCAGTACAGCATATTAGATTTAAGTATTCTTTTCCTCAATGGATGGTTGAAACTTGGGTTAAAGAGTATGGAATTCAAAAAACTATAGATATTTGTAATGCTTTTAATCAAGTTCCTGAAAAAATCATTAGAAAAAACTCTTTAAAGATTAGTAGCAAAGAGTTACAGAATAAGTTAATTAATAACGGATTAGAAATAGAAGAAATTAAAGATATACCTCAAGCATTTAGAGTCAGTAATTATTCTAGGTTATCTAAATTAGATAGTTTTAAAGCAGGAGAGTTTTATATTCAAGGTTTATATTCTATTCTAGTTGGTCATATTTTAAAGCCTCAACTAGGAGAACGAGTTTTAGATTTATGTAGTGCACCTGGAGGAAAGACGACTCATCTAGCTGAATTAATGAATAATCAAGGAGAGATAGTGGCTAATGAGTTACATTTAAATAAAATTGATTTAATTAAAGAGAATTGCAAACGATTAGGGATTCAGATAGTTACTACTCAAGTTCAGGATGGTCGAGAGGTGGAATTTAATCAATCGTTTGATCGGATATTGGTTGATGCTCCTTGTTCCGGTTTAGGGATAATTAGTAAGAAGCCAGAGATTAAATGGAAGAAGAAACCACAAGATATTCATACTTTAAGTCAATTACAATTAGAATTACTAATTAACGGTAGTAAGTTTTTAAAGAAGGGTGGAGAACTAGTTTATAGTACTTGTACTATTGCTGCTAAAGAGAATATAGAGGTGTTAAATAGATTCTTAGCTAAGAATTCAGATTTTAATTTAGTTGATTTAACTTCTCAAGCTAATGATTTCGGAATTCCTTCTAAATTTATTAAGGAAGGAAGTATTCAGTTATTACCAACGTGGAAAGAGAATGAAGGTTTCTTTATTGCTAAATTAAAAAGAAATTTTTAA
- the metK gene encoding methionine adenosyltransferase has protein sequence MSNNHYLFTSESVTEGHPDKVADQISDAVLDAIFSQDPQARVACETLVTTGMVLISGEISTDCYVDIPKVARKKVKEIGYTNAKYGFDAGTCAILTSIDEQSPDIAMGVDEALEAKEGLAEEEEELGAGDQGLMFGYASNETEELMPLPITLAHKLARKLAEVRKEEVLPYLRPDGKTQVTIEYEGDKPVRVDTVVVSTQHKADVSLEQIERDIISKVVKPIISKDMLDSETKYLVNPTGRFVIGGPKGDVGLTGRKIIVDTYGGTARHGGGAFSGKDPTKVDRSAAYASRYVAKNVVAAGLADKCEVQLAYAIGVASPVSVMVDTFGTSKVDEEVVEDLIQKHFDLRPAQIIKELELRQPIYQDVAAYGHFGRNDLDLPWERTDKADILKKEAGL, from the coding sequence ATGTCCAATAATCATTATTTATTTACATCAGAATCAGTAACTGAGGGACATCCTGATAAAGTTGCTGATCAAATTTCTGATGCAGTTTTAGATGCTATTTTTAGTCAAGATCCTCAGGCTCGAGTTGCTTGTGAGACATTAGTAACTACTGGTATGGTTTTGATTTCTGGAGAAATATCAACAGATTGTTATGTTGATATTCCCAAAGTTGCTCGTAAAAAAGTGAAGGAGATTGGTTATACTAATGCTAAGTATGGATTTGATGCGGGTACATGTGCTATTTTGACTTCTATTGATGAGCAGTCACCTGATATTGCTATGGGAGTAGATGAGGCTTTAGAAGCAAAAGAAGGGCTAGCTGAAGAAGAGGAGGAATTAGGAGCTGGAGATCAAGGGTTAATGTTTGGTTATGCTAGTAATGAAACTGAAGAATTAATGCCATTACCGATTACTCTAGCTCACAAACTAGCTAGAAAATTAGCAGAGGTAAGAAAAGAAGAAGTTTTGCCTTACTTACGTCCGGATGGAAAGACTCAGGTTACTATTGAGTATGAAGGAGACAAGCCAGTAAGAGTAGATACTGTGGTAGTCTCTACTCAACATAAAGCTGATGTCTCATTAGAACAGATTGAAAGGGATATTATTTCTAAGGTTGTTAAGCCGATTATCTCTAAAGATATGTTAGATAGTGAGACTAAATATTTAGTAAATCCAACCGGACGTTTCGTAATTGGTGGGCCTAAAGGAGATGTAGGCTTAACTGGAAGAAAGATTATTGTTGATACATATGGAGGAACAGCTCGTCATGGTGGTGGAGCGTTTTCTGGTAAGGATCCAACGAAGGTAGATAGATCAGCGGCTTATGCCTCTCGCTATGTAGCTAAAAATGTGGTAGCAGCTGGTTTAGCTGATAAATGTGAGGTGCAGTTGGCTTATGCTATTGGAGTTGCATCTCCAGTTTCTGTTATGGTAGATACATTTGGCACATCTAAAGTTGATGAGGAAGTTGTTGAAGATCTAATTCAAAAACATTTTGATTTACGTCCAGCTCAGATTATTAAAGAGTTAGAATTGAGACAACCTATATATCAAGATGTAGCTGCTTACGGTCATTTTGGACGTAATGATTTAGATTTGCCATGGGAAAGAACAGATAAAGCAGATATTTTAAAAAAAGAAGCAGGATTGTAG
- a CDS encoding DUF6391 domain-containing protein, with amino-acid sequence MLYLLMLFLIIFLLPSLLLPFAFLLLLMILFIPYKFTFDSLITLFTAPQQIIKIAFNPALRRNHALEHATINVIEELYGEQKLAGEAKDNGFYIKGIIKPDLLREAAEEGLRRLKNGENNLVIHRKCGTSLAVANILSSIIFLFLLFKTGNFTVIYVLIAIVLANLLGPIVGELVQKSLTTSANVEGMVIEGVYNKNSSNNFLGFKVVNQPRKLFVKTDQLKVY; translated from the coding sequence ATGTTATACTTATTAATGCTTTTTCTAATTATATTTTTATTGCCATCACTTTTGCTTCCGTTCGCTTTTTTGTTATTATTAATGATTCTATTTATTCCTTATAAATTTACATTCGATTCACTAATTACTTTGTTCACGGCTCCTCAGCAGATTATTAAGATTGCTTTTAATCCAGCATTAAGAAGAAATCATGCATTAGAACACGCTACTATTAATGTAATTGAAGAATTATATGGAGAACAAAAGTTAGCAGGAGAAGCAAAAGATAATGGGTTTTACATTAAAGGGATAATTAAACCAGATCTATTAAGAGAGGCAGCCGAGGAAGGACTTCGAAGACTAAAGAATGGAGAAAATAATTTAGTTATTCATAGAAAGTGTGGTACTAGTTTAGCTGTTGCGAATATATTATCATCAATTATTTTTCTTTTTTTATTATTTAAAACTGGTAATTTTACTGTCATTTATGTGTTAATAGCTATTGTGTTGGCTAATTTATTAGGGCCAATAGTAGGTGAGCTTGTCCAGAAATCACTTACAACTTCGGCTAATGTTGAAGGTATGGTAATTGAAGGAGTCTATAATAAGAATAGTTCTAACAACTTTTTAGGATTTAAAGTAGTAAATCAACCTCGAAAGCTATTTGTTAAAACTGACCAGCTAAAGGTATATTGA
- a CDS encoding ABC transporter ATP-binding protein yields the protein MLKVNGIRKIFNRGTVNENVALKGVDLELRTGDFVTIIGSNGAGKSTLLNSIAGSFRIDAGNIQVDDKDVTNMPDYKRAGLIGRVFQDPLQGTAATMSIEENLAMAAARGKKRGLGIGVNKERRDEFKEYLSLLGLGLEDRLTDKVGLLSGGQRQSLTLLMATIAKPKVLLLDEHTAALDPKTAQQVIDLTKSIVVKHSLTVLMVTHDLNQALNLGNRTIMMDNGEIVLDIKNPERKHLTVDDLLDKFAQAKGEELMNDRILLAQ from the coding sequence ATTTTAAAAGTAAACGGGATTCGTAAAATTTTTAATCGTGGTACGGTTAACGAAAATGTGGCTTTAAAAGGTGTAGATTTAGAATTAAGAACCGGTGATTTTGTAACTATTATCGGTAGTAATGGTGCAGGAAAGTCTACCCTTTTAAATTCGATTGCAGGTAGCTTTAGAATAGATGCAGGAAATATTCAAGTAGATGATAAAGATGTAACAAATATGCCAGATTATAAGAGAGCTGGTTTAATAGGTCGTGTCTTTCAAGACCCTTTACAAGGTACTGCAGCGACTATGTCTATTGAAGAGAATTTAGCTATGGCAGCAGCTAGAGGCAAAAAGCGCGGATTGGGGATCGGAGTAAATAAAGAAAGAAGAGACGAGTTTAAAGAATATTTGAGTCTATTAGGATTAGGTCTTGAGGATAGATTGACAGATAAGGTTGGATTATTATCTGGAGGGCAGCGTCAATCTTTAACTTTATTAATGGCTACTATTGCTAAACCAAAGGTTTTATTATTAGATGAACATACAGCTGCTTTAGATCCTAAGACTGCTCAACAAGTAATTGATTTGACTAAAAGTATAGTAGTTAAGCATAGTTTAACTGTATTAATGGTAACTCATGATTTAAATCAAGCATTAAATTTAGGTAATAGAACTATTATGATGGATAATGGGGAAATAGTATTGGATATTAAGAATCCAGAAAGAAAACATTTAACAGTAGATGATTTATTAGATAAATTTGCTCAAGCTAAAGGTGAGGAATTGATGAATGATCGAATTTTATTAGCACAATAA
- the def gene encoding peptide deformylase: protein MAVLPIREIGDPVLRTKTKSVEKVTDKTRKLLKDMADTMHDADGVGLAAPQIGVSKKIFVVDIGEGLIKLINPELMESSGQEIDEEGCLSIPGESGKVSRAKKVVIKGLNQAGKEVEIEAEGLLARALQHELDHLDGVLFVDKVE, encoded by the coding sequence ATGGCAGTCTTACCTATTAGAGAAATTGGAGATCCAGTATTAAGGACTAAAACCAAGTCTGTTGAGAAGGTTACTGATAAAACTAGAAAATTACTTAAAGATATGGCTGATACTATGCATGATGCAGATGGTGTTGGTTTAGCAGCACCTCAAATCGGTGTTTCCAAAAAGATTTTTGTGGTTGATATAGGTGAGGGTTTAATTAAATTAATTAATCCTGAGCTTATGGAAAGCTCAGGTCAAGAGATTGATGAGGAAGGATGCTTAAGTATTCCAGGAGAGTCTGGAAAGGTGAGCAGGGCTAAGAAAGTAGTTATTAAAGGTTTAAATCAAGCTGGGAAAGAAGTAGAAATCGAGGCTGAGGGTTTATTGGCTAGAGCTTTGCAGCATGAACTTGACCATTTAGATGGTGTATTATTTGTAGATAAAGTAGAATAG
- a CDS encoding DUF116 domain-containing protein, whose protein sequence is MSLTNRNKDGKLFLGLLGTILLIVGVILGGIWYLNLVGINSIGQGILLITALLISIFALIVLLGVLGIIITLKREKPISILYGPTRIVISYLFPLIIYLGKFMGFDKLEIQNSFIQVSNRLVKPERLNIKPDKVLMLLPHCIQKATCKYKVTHDLDNCRRCGQCQIEDILELRDNYGINIAIATGGTLARKLVKELRPKAILAVACERDLASGIQDVYPMPVVGVVNIRPEGPCVNTLVDLNKLEETINKIL, encoded by the coding sequence ATGTCACTGACTAATCGTAATAAAGACGGAAAATTATTTCTAGGATTACTAGGGACAATATTACTGATAGTAGGGGTTATTTTAGGTGGGATTTGGTATCTAAATTTAGTAGGAATCAATAGCATTGGTCAAGGTATATTATTAATTACGGCTTTATTAATCAGTATATTTGCTTTAATCGTTTTACTAGGTGTTTTAGGAATTATTATTACTTTAAAAAGAGAGAAACCAATCTCAATACTTTATGGACCGACTAGAATAGTAATTTCATACTTATTTCCATTAATTATTTATTTAGGTAAATTTATGGGGTTTGATAAGTTAGAGATACAGAATTCTTTTATTCAAGTTAGTAATCGGTTAGTTAAACCAGAAAGGTTGAATATAAAACCGGATAAAGTATTGATGTTACTTCCACATTGTATTCAAAAGGCTACTTGTAAATATAAGGTTACTCATGATTTAGATAATTGCCGACGATGTGGTCAATGTCAGATAGAAGATATATTAGAATTAAGGGATAATTATGGGATTAATATAGCGATTGCTACAGGTGGCACTTTAGCTAGAAAGTTAGTAAAAGAGTTAAGGCCTAAAGCTATTCTAGCAGTGGCTTGTGAACGCGATTTAGCCAGTGGAATTCAAGATGTTTATCCAATGCCAGTAGTAGGAGTAGTAAATATTCGTCCTGAAGGCCCATGTGTTAATACTTTAGTTGATTTAAATAAGTTAGAAGAGACTATTAATAAAATCTTGTAA
- the fmt gene encoding methionyl-tRNA formyltransferase gives MDLIFMGTPDFSVPTLEKLIKTEFINVIGVVTQPDRPRGRGQKLKPSPVKAKALEFDLPVIQPEDINGDEAINQLKELNPDTIIVIAYGQILSKEILELPEFGCINVHASLLPEYRGSGPLHRVIINGEEKTGVTTMYMGEGLDTGDIILKEEIGIAKKETVGSLHDKLAGLGADVLIETLELIKSNKAPRTPQDDRKASYAQKITKDEGLIDWTASAKEIRNLIRGMNPWPGAYTYHKGKRLKIWNSKIYDSKTKPSVIPGTVVDIKAEKGFIIQSGEGQLLMIEVQPENKQRMSANDYLRGYNLEEGTVLTTDPSLSGEYNVTD, from the coding sequence ATGGATCTTATATTTATGGGGACTCCTGATTTCTCGGTGCCAACTTTAGAGAAGTTGATTAAGACTGAGTTTATTAATGTAATAGGAGTTGTGACCCAACCAGATCGTCCTCGTGGGAGAGGACAGAAGTTAAAGCCTTCACCGGTAAAAGCGAAGGCGTTAGAGTTTGATTTACCTGTAATACAGCCAGAAGATATAAATGGTGATGAAGCTATTAATCAATTAAAAGAATTAAACCCAGATACCATAATCGTAATAGCTTATGGACAAATTTTATCTAAGGAGATTTTAGAATTACCGGAATTCGGATGTATTAATGTTCATGCATCTTTACTACCTGAATACCGAGGATCCGGACCATTACATCGAGTAATTATTAATGGAGAAGAAAAGACTGGGGTTACTACAATGTATATGGGTGAAGGCTTGGACACAGGTGATATTATTTTAAAAGAAGAAATTGGAATTGCAAAAAAGGAGACTGTAGGAAGTTTACATGATAAATTAGCAGGTTTAGGAGCAGATGTTTTAATAGAAACATTAGAATTAATTAAGTCAAATAAAGCACCTAGGACACCTCAAGATGATCGCAAAGCTAGTTATGCTCAAAAAATCACAAAAGATGAAGGATTGATTGATTGGACTGCTAGTGCTAAAGAGATAAGAAATTTAATTCGAGGGATGAATCCTTGGCCAGGGGCATATACTTATCATAAAGGGAAGCGATTAAAGATTTGGAATAGTAAAATCTATGATTCTAAAACTAAACCCTCAGTAATTCCAGGAACAGTTGTTGATATAAAAGCTGAAAAAGGATTCATAATACAGAGCGGAGAAGGACAGTTGTTAATGATTGAAGTGCAGCCGGAGAATAAACAACGGATGTCAGCTAATGATTATTTAAGAGGTTATAATTTAGAAGAAGGAACTGTGCTAACAACTGATCCAAGTTTAAGTGGGGAGTATAATGTCACTGACTAA
- a CDS encoding ABC transporter permease — protein MLLSVALGSIEQGLVYGVMALGVYLTFRILDFPDLTVDGSFPLGAAITAKLIIDGVDPIVATLAAVLFGALAGSITGFLNTKLKITGLLSGILTMTALYSINLRIMGRANIPLLNQETILTKLDAISLNGEWQAGIFFLVIVLVIKFMVDWFLHTELGLALRATGDNPQMIRSMGVNTDSMTILGLALSNGLVALSGSLVAQYQGFADVGMGIGMIIIGLASVIIGEVIFSSRRIILATISVIGGSLLYRLAITTALRLGFAPTDLKIVTAVLVITALSAPTIKEDFKLNFLSKGTS, from the coding sequence ATGCTATTGAGTGTAGCATTAGGATCAATAGAACAAGGGCTAGTTTATGGTGTTATGGCTTTAGGAGTCTATTTAACATTTAGGATTTTAGATTTTCCGGATTTAACGGTAGATGGGAGTTTCCCCTTAGGAGCTGCCATTACTGCTAAGCTAATTATTGACGGAGTAGATCCAATAGTTGCTACATTAGCAGCAGTCTTATTTGGAGCATTAGCTGGAAGTATTACTGGTTTTTTGAATACAAAATTAAAGATTACTGGGCTTTTATCAGGAATTTTAACTATGACTGCTTTATATTCGATTAATTTACGAATTATGGGTAGAGCTAATATTCCATTACTTAATCAGGAGACCATCCTAACTAAATTAGATGCAATAAGCTTAAATGGAGAATGGCAAGCAGGAATATTCTTTTTAGTCATAGTTTTAGTTATAAAGTTTATGGTTGATTGGTTCTTGCATACAGAATTAGGTTTAGCTTTGAGAGCAACCGGAGATAATCCACAAATGATTCGAAGTATGGGAGTAAATACGGATTCAATGACCATTTTAGGATTAGCATTATCTAATGGTTTAGTAGCCTTATCTGGTTCCTTAGTAGCTCAATATCAAGGTTTTGCTGATGTTGGAATGGGAATTGGAATGATTATTATAGGCTTAGCTTCTGTGATTATTGGAGAAGTAATTTTTAGCAGTCGAAGAATTATTTTAGCTACTATAAGTGTTATTGGTGGTTCATTGCTATATCGTTTAGCAATTACTACAGCATTAAGATTAGGTTTTGCACCTACAGATTTGAAAATTGTTACGGCTGTTTTAGTAATTACTGCTTTATCAGCTCCAACTATAAAAGAAGATTTTAAACTTAATTTTTTATCGAAAGGTACATCATGA